Proteins from a single region of Amycolatopsis sp. CA-230715:
- the cysC gene encoding adenylyl-sulfate kinase: MSARVTTLRLATAGSVDDGKSTLIGRLLFDSKTVFTDQLEAIERTSRAHGEAYPNLALLTDGLRAEREQGITIDVAHRYFATPKRKFIIADTPGHVQYTRNMVTGASTADLALILVDARKGVLEQSRRHAFLASLLGIGHLVVCVNKMDLVGWSRERFEEIREEFRRFAMKLRVPDLAFVPMSALHGDNVVHRTASMPWYEGTSLLHHLEQVHVASDRNLIDARFPVQYVIREHGREFRGYAGTIAGGVFKPGDEVTVLPSGFTTTVRAIWGPGGTEIAEAFAPQAVTMELSDELDLGRGDLICRPGNRPHLGRDLDAMVCWFSERGALAPGATYAVRHTTRETVGEVHDLDYRLDVSTLHRDETAESLSLNELGRIRLRTRQPLMFDPYRRNRSTGGFLLIDEHSGATVAAGMITGPATTRANVVWHTAAVTRAERATRGCTVWLTGLSASGKSTVAVELERRLVAAGRPAYLLDGDNLRHGLNGDLGFGAADRAENVRRTAETAKLFADAGLVAVVSLISPYHADRERARAAHESAGLPFLEVFVDTPLEVCEDRDPKGMYAKARSGEITGFTGVDAPYERPASPDLVLRPENGDPAAMAALILAALD; encoded by the coding sequence ATGAGTGCGCGCGTCACCACGCTCCGGCTGGCCACCGCGGGCAGCGTCGACGACGGGAAGTCGACCCTGATCGGCAGGCTGCTGTTCGATTCGAAGACGGTGTTCACCGACCAGCTCGAAGCGATCGAACGCACCAGCCGCGCGCACGGCGAGGCGTACCCGAACCTCGCGCTGCTGACCGACGGCCTGCGCGCCGAACGCGAGCAGGGCATCACGATCGACGTCGCGCACCGCTACTTCGCCACGCCCAAGCGGAAGTTCATCATCGCCGACACCCCAGGCCATGTGCAGTACACCCGCAACATGGTCACCGGAGCGTCCACAGCGGACCTCGCGCTGATCCTCGTCGACGCGCGCAAGGGCGTGCTGGAGCAGTCCCGCAGGCACGCGTTCCTGGCGAGCCTGCTCGGCATCGGCCACCTCGTGGTGTGCGTCAACAAGATGGATCTCGTCGGCTGGTCGCGGGAACGGTTCGAGGAGATCCGCGAAGAGTTCCGGCGGTTCGCGATGAAGCTGCGGGTGCCCGACCTGGCCTTCGTGCCGATGTCGGCGCTGCACGGCGACAACGTGGTGCACCGGACCGCCAGCATGCCGTGGTACGAGGGGACTTCCCTGCTGCACCACCTCGAACAGGTCCACGTCGCCTCGGACCGCAACCTCATCGACGCGCGGTTCCCGGTGCAGTACGTGATCCGCGAGCACGGCCGCGAGTTCCGGGGCTACGCGGGAACGATCGCGGGCGGCGTGTTCAAACCCGGTGACGAGGTCACCGTGCTGCCGTCCGGGTTCACCACGACCGTGCGGGCGATCTGGGGACCCGGTGGCACGGAGATCGCCGAGGCGTTCGCCCCGCAAGCGGTCACGATGGAGCTGTCCGACGAACTGGACCTCGGCCGGGGCGACCTGATCTGCCGTCCCGGCAACCGCCCGCACCTCGGCCGCGACCTCGACGCCATGGTCTGCTGGTTCTCCGAGCGGGGCGCGCTGGCACCCGGCGCGACCTACGCCGTGCGGCACACCACCCGCGAAACCGTCGGCGAGGTCCACGACCTCGACTACCGGCTCGATGTGTCGACACTGCACCGGGACGAGACCGCGGAATCCTTGTCCCTCAACGAACTCGGCCGCATCCGGTTGCGGACCAGGCAGCCGCTGATGTTCGATCCGTACCGCAGGAACCGGTCGACGGGCGGGTTCCTCCTCATCGACGAGCACTCCGGGGCCACCGTCGCCGCCGGGATGATCACGGGCCCGGCCACGACGCGGGCGAACGTGGTGTGGCACACCGCCGCGGTGACCAGGGCCGAGCGGGCGACGCGGGGCTGCACCGTATGGCTCACCGGGCTTTCCGCCTCCGGCAAGTCCACTGTGGCCGTCGAACTCGAACGCCGGCTCGTTGCCGCCGGGAGGCCCGCGTACCTGCTCGACGGCGACAACCTCCGGCACGGGTTGAACGGCGATCTCGGGTTCGGTGCGGCCGATCGCGCCGAGAACGTGCGGCGGACGGCCGAAACCGCGAAGCTGTTCGCCGACGCCGGGCTGGTCGCGGTGGTCTCGTTGATCAGCCCCTACCACGCCGATCGCGAGCGGGCCCGTGCCGCGCACGAATCCGCCGGGCTCCCGTTCCTGGAGGTGTTCGTCGACACCCCGCTGGAAGTGTGCGAGGACCGCGATCCCAAGGGCATGTACGCGAAGGCGCGCTCCGGCGAGATCACCGGTTTCACCGGAGTCGACGCGCCGTACGAACGCCCCGCGTCACCGGATCTGGTGCTGCGCCCCGAAAACGGGGATCCCGCCGCGATGGCCGCGCTGATCCTGGCCGCGCTGGACTGA
- a CDS encoding helix-turn-helix domain-containing protein: MAVTRRSPPTERVVRLLDFFTARPGERFGLSDLARGLGMAKPTCLGIVTELVAGGYLVRDPRTVTYRLGPAMIAAGRVAGEGFGAGEVAGRHLERLSARYGATCTASAVSGDRILVLASAGPGRVELGQTYPFAPPVGLMYVLWDSDEAFRDWLAKPPAVPIRLDEAHLHRVVAECREHGYLVESLTSTGRRLYSLMAGAAADELPAEIRDLVGKLVSSLGERVYLGADLAPRRKHAVSLLAAPTFDASGRQELVLTLSVGESITGAEIARRGAELVAVADAVTAESGGRKP; this comes from the coding sequence ATGGCCGTCACGCGCCGTTCGCCGCCGACCGAACGGGTCGTGCGGCTGCTCGACTTCTTCACCGCCCGTCCCGGCGAGCGCTTCGGGCTCTCCGACCTGGCTCGCGGGCTGGGCATGGCCAAGCCGACCTGCCTCGGCATCGTGACCGAACTGGTCGCGGGCGGCTACCTCGTCCGGGACCCGCGGACGGTGACCTACCGGCTCGGGCCCGCGATGATCGCCGCCGGACGGGTCGCGGGTGAGGGCTTCGGTGCGGGCGAGGTCGCCGGGCGGCACCTGGAACGGCTGAGCGCGCGGTACGGCGCCACGTGCACGGCGTCGGCTGTGTCGGGTGACCGCATCCTGGTGCTGGCGAGCGCGGGTCCCGGCCGCGTCGAACTCGGCCAGACCTACCCGTTCGCGCCGCCGGTGGGCCTGATGTACGTGCTGTGGGACTCCGACGAGGCGTTCCGCGACTGGCTCGCGAAACCGCCCGCGGTGCCGATCCGGCTCGACGAAGCGCATCTGCACCGGGTGGTCGCCGAGTGCCGGGAGCACGGTTACCTGGTGGAAAGCCTGACCTCGACGGGGCGGCGGCTCTATTCACTGATGGCGGGTGCCGCCGCGGACGAACTGCCTGCCGAAATCCGGGATCTGGTCGGGAAACTGGTGTCCAGCCTCGGCGAGCGCGTGTACCTCGGCGCCGATCTGGCGCCGCGCCGCAAGCACGCCGTGAGCCTGCTGGCGGCGCCGACGTTCGACGCGTCCGGTCGCCAGGAGCTCGTGCTCACCCTGTCGGTCGGCGAATCGATCACCGGTGCCGAAATCGCCCGCCGCGGCGCGGAACTGGTCGCCGTCGCGGACGCGGTGACGGCGGAATCGGGTGGGCGCAAGCCGTGA
- a CDS encoding DUF1214 domain-containing protein → MLTQPLADAIAEAEEVITGAPHVRTEQDLVEGYDYLAGSIRASLQMAWAYERDFPYFTQSTGPYTKMGLDNPDTLYFNANIRDDREYVVTGTRGTTADLSFQVLNGDYSPVDVPDSLAAFDDRQVEIAEDGTFELRFGPAKPDPGPNYFVLGPGSAMLVVREVHSDWATERRGSIQIRCEDTAGGAPPPLSRETMAKRYGVTGKILLSRLRTFLAFPEWFYLNLPVNTMTEPRSTPGGLTTQYSSAGHYELGDDEVMIVTVPRSDAPYQGIQLGSMWYLSLDYINHQTSLTADQARVDPDGKIRFVLSERDPGLANWLERTGHDRGYVQIRWQRLSRELTAADGPEVEVVKFDELPDRLPFHERARVSPAEWAERIAARQAAVASRMLG, encoded by the coding sequence GTGCTCACTCAACCGCTCGCCGACGCCATCGCCGAGGCCGAAGAGGTCATCACCGGGGCGCCGCACGTCCGGACCGAACAGGACCTGGTCGAGGGGTACGACTACCTCGCGGGCAGCATCAGGGCGTCGCTGCAGATGGCGTGGGCCTACGAACGGGACTTCCCGTACTTCACCCAGTCCACCGGCCCGTACACGAAGATGGGGCTCGACAACCCGGACACGCTGTACTTCAACGCGAACATCAGGGACGACCGCGAGTACGTCGTCACCGGCACGCGCGGGACGACCGCCGACCTCAGCTTCCAGGTGCTCAACGGCGACTACTCGCCGGTCGACGTGCCGGACAGCCTCGCCGCCTTCGATGACCGCCAGGTCGAGATCGCCGAGGACGGCACGTTCGAACTCCGCTTCGGACCGGCGAAACCCGATCCGGGGCCGAACTACTTCGTACTCGGCCCCGGATCGGCGATGCTCGTGGTCCGCGAGGTGCACAGCGACTGGGCGACCGAGCGCCGCGGTTCGATCCAGATCCGGTGCGAGGACACCGCGGGCGGCGCTCCCCCGCCGCTGTCGCGCGAAACGATGGCGAAGCGGTACGGCGTCACCGGGAAGATCCTGCTGAGCAGGCTCCGCACCTTCCTGGCCTTCCCGGAGTGGTTCTACCTGAACCTGCCGGTGAACACGATGACCGAACCGCGCTCCACCCCGGGCGGGCTGACCACCCAGTACTCCTCGGCCGGGCACTACGAACTCGGCGACGACGAGGTCATGATCGTCACCGTGCCGCGGTCGGACGCGCCGTACCAGGGCATCCAGCTGGGCAGCATGTGGTACCTCTCGCTCGACTACATCAACCACCAGACCAGCCTCACCGCCGACCAGGCACGCGTGGACCCCGACGGGAAGATCCGGTTCGTGCTCAGCGAACGCGATCCCGGCCTGGCCAACTGGCTCGAACGCACCGGGCACGACCGCGGGTACGTCCAGATCCGGTGGCAGCGGCTGTCCCGCGAACTGACCGCCGCGGACGGCCCCGAGGTCGAGGTGGTGAAGTTCGACGAACTCCCCGACCGGCTCCCGTTCCACGAGCGAGCGCGCGTGTCCCCCGCCGAATGGGCCGAGCGGATCGCGGCACGGCAGGCAGCCGTCGCCTCCCGGATGCTGGGGTGA
- the cysD gene encoding sulfate adenylyltransferase subunit CysD produces the protein MASPTYELTHLDALEAEAVHVFREVAATFERPVLLFSGGKDSMVMLHLAAKAFWPAPPPFPVLHIDTGHNFDEVIRFRDATVAEYGSRLVVSRVQDDIDAGRVVEDPKAGRNRLQTTALLRAVKEHAFDAVFGGARRDEEKARAKERVFSFRDEFGQWDPRNQRPELWNLYNGRHRKGEHIRVFPLSNWTELDIWQYVEAERVGLPSLYYAHRRQVVQRDGMLLAHTRFLTLAEGENPYEATVRFRTVGDATCTGCVESTASSPAEVVAEVAVTRLTERGATRADDRISDTGMEDRKKEGYF, from the coding sequence ATGGCTTCCCCGACGTACGAGCTCACCCACCTCGACGCGCTCGAAGCCGAGGCGGTGCACGTCTTCCGCGAGGTCGCGGCGACCTTCGAACGGCCGGTGCTGCTGTTCTCCGGCGGCAAGGACTCGATGGTGATGCTGCACCTGGCGGCCAAGGCCTTCTGGCCAGCGCCGCCGCCGTTCCCGGTGCTGCACATCGACACCGGGCACAACTTCGACGAGGTCATCCGGTTCCGCGACGCCACGGTGGCCGAGTACGGCTCGCGGCTCGTGGTCAGCCGGGTCCAGGACGACATCGACGCCGGGCGCGTCGTCGAGGACCCGAAGGCGGGCCGCAACCGGCTTCAGACGACGGCACTGCTGCGCGCGGTGAAGGAGCACGCCTTCGACGCTGTGTTCGGCGGCGCCCGGCGTGACGAGGAAAAGGCACGCGCCAAGGAACGGGTGTTCAGCTTCCGCGACGAATTCGGCCAGTGGGATCCCCGAAACCAGCGGCCCGAGCTGTGGAACCTCTACAACGGACGGCACCGCAAGGGCGAGCACATCCGCGTCTTCCCGCTCTCGAACTGGACCGAGCTGGACATCTGGCAGTACGTCGAGGCGGAGCGCGTCGGGCTGCCGTCGCTCTACTACGCGCACCGTCGCCAGGTGGTGCAGCGCGACGGGATGCTGCTCGCGCACACCCGGTTCCTGACTCTGGCCGAGGGGGAAAACCCTTACGAGGCAACGGTTCGCTTCCGCACCGTCGGCGACGCGACGTGCACCGGCTGCGTCGAGTCGACCGCCTCGTCCCCGGCGGAGGTGGTCGCCGAGGTCGCCGTCACGCGGCTCACCGAACGCGGCGCGACCCGCGCCGACGACCGGATCTCCGATACGGGCATGGAAGACCGGAAGAAGGAAGGGTACTTCTGA
- a CDS encoding nuclear transport factor 2 family protein, with protein sequence MDMIALEEIRRVKFRYLRCLDLKRWDEMAETLTADARARYGTPSYGKALEFDSREAIIEFLRTTVGPGITTVHFAGQPEIEVDGDTARGTWLLQDKVIVPEHRVIIEGAAFYEDTYRRENGAWLISDTGYDRLYESMTPLDDLPGFKLTANRWSTPA encoded by the coding sequence ATGGACATGATCGCACTCGAAGAGATCCGGCGCGTCAAGTTCCGCTACCTCCGCTGCCTCGACCTGAAGCGCTGGGACGAAATGGCGGAGACGCTGACCGCCGACGCCCGCGCGCGCTACGGAACCCCGTCCTACGGCAAAGCACTGGAATTCGACTCGCGCGAGGCGATCATCGAATTCCTGCGGACCACGGTCGGCCCCGGGATCACCACGGTGCACTTCGCGGGACAGCCCGAGATCGAAGTCGACGGCGACACCGCGAGGGGCACCTGGCTGTTGCAGGACAAGGTGATCGTGCCCGAGCACCGCGTGATCATCGAGGGCGCGGCGTTCTACGAGGACACCTACCGGCGCGAGAACGGCGCCTGGCTGATCAGCGATACCGGCTACGACCGGCTCTACGAATCGATGACCCCGCTCGACGACCTGCCGGGGTTCAAGTTGACCGCGAACCGCTGGAGCACGCCCGCCTGA
- a CDS encoding 8-amino-7-oxononanoate synthase, which yields MAREAAGLQRVLRPRTVGEDVIDLAGNDYLGLSTHPLPRRAAADAALAWGPGAGASRLVTGTTTLHADLESELAEFTGHEAALVFSTGYQANLSAVSALLDKQSLIVSDAHVHASLIDGARLSRASVEVVGHNDVIAVKNALAAAGGRRAIVLTESIFSVLGDAAPLPELADVCAEHDALLLVDEAHGLGVAGEGGRGLVHEHGLARHPNLVMTATLSKSLGAMGGAVLGSAEVIDHLVNRARPFIFDTGLAPAPTAGALSALRLLRAHPELPPQVHRRNEELAARLGVPSSAGAVLSVPMPSPRAALAAQADALDGGVRVGCFRPPSVPDGVSRLRITARAGIEERRWGRAVDVLSRVCR from the coding sequence GTGGCACGCGAAGCGGCCGGGTTGCAGCGCGTGCTGCGGCCCCGCACGGTCGGCGAGGACGTCATCGACCTCGCGGGCAACGACTACCTCGGGCTGAGCACCCATCCCCTGCCCCGGCGGGCAGCCGCGGACGCCGCACTTGCCTGGGGGCCGGGTGCGGGTGCGTCCCGGCTGGTCACCGGCACCACCACGCTGCACGCCGACCTGGAATCCGAGCTCGCGGAGTTCACCGGTCACGAGGCGGCACTGGTGTTTTCGACCGGGTATCAAGCGAACCTCTCCGCAGTGAGCGCGCTGCTGGACAAGCAGTCGCTGATCGTCTCCGACGCGCACGTCCACGCCTCGTTGATCGACGGCGCACGGCTGAGCAGGGCCTCGGTCGAGGTCGTCGGCCACAACGACGTCATCGCGGTCAAGAACGCGCTCGCCGCGGCAGGCGGGCGCCGCGCGATCGTGCTCACCGAGTCGATCTTCTCGGTACTCGGCGACGCCGCCCCGCTGCCTGAACTGGCGGACGTGTGCGCCGAGCACGATGCACTGCTCCTCGTCGACGAGGCGCACGGGCTCGGCGTGGCGGGCGAAGGCGGGCGCGGCCTGGTGCACGAACACGGCCTCGCCCGCCACCCGAACCTGGTCATGACCGCGACCTTGTCGAAATCGCTCGGCGCGATGGGCGGCGCGGTGCTCGGGTCCGCCGAGGTGATCGATCACCTTGTCAATCGGGCTCGTCCGTTCATCTTCGACACCGGGCTGGCGCCCGCCCCTACCGCCGGGGCGTTGTCCGCGCTGCGGCTGCTGCGTGCCCATCCCGAGTTGCCGCCGCAGGTTCATCGGCGCAACGAAGAACTCGCGGCTCGGCTCGGGGTGCCGTCTTCGGCGGGTGCGGTGTTGTCGGTGCCGATGCCTTCGCCGCGGGCTGCGTTGGCTGCGCAGGCTGACGCGCTCGATGGTGGTGTTCGTGTGGGGTGTTTTCGGCCGCCTTCCGTTCCGGATGGGGTTTCGCGGCTTCGGATCACGGCTCGGGCTGGGATCGAGGAGCGGCGTTGGGGGCGGGCTGTTGATGTGTTGAGTCGTGTTTGTCGATGA
- a CDS encoding HNH endonuclease signature motif containing protein, with product MNTNLVSKSDSVQRRVAIIRYQQAMLLRDIADIEQESSRRSTVGQVALLCSLTQNSAERKAALADALTSYLPETLAAMENGLIDEYAASRVFEATACTSRAMASEVDARLAGKFENRNAPALRRMVNSLLMRIDPEGYEQRRKAKAAARRLEIRHGDHGSSTLFAELPSDRAQALYAACDQDALAKKRQGAPGTMDQLRLDALVERCLSGGCAGKPKAQIFLHIDLPTLMGLRNNPAELVGCGEISPELAREIAYDANSVWNRIIDEPMSKLPIDVGRKNYRPSRRMRKYLQVTYRTCCMPGCNRPAQYSDLDHAQAWKDGGGTDKVNLRPLCRIHHVLRDEPGWTFTTNEKTGALTVTTPDGRSYTENPTGFATVPAGKRIPGGHPGLTRGCW from the coding sequence ATGAACACCAATCTGGTTTCCAAGTCCGATTCTGTCCAGCGGCGTGTTGCCATTATTCGATACCAGCAGGCGATGTTGCTGCGGGATATCGCCGATATAGAACAGGAGTCGTCGCGAAGATCGACCGTCGGGCAAGTGGCGCTGCTGTGTTCGTTGACGCAGAACTCGGCGGAGCGGAAGGCGGCGCTCGCTGACGCGTTGACCTCATACCTGCCCGAGACACTGGCCGCGATGGAGAACGGGCTCATCGATGAGTATGCGGCGTCGCGAGTGTTCGAGGCCACCGCATGCACTTCTCGAGCGATGGCGTCCGAAGTGGACGCTCGACTGGCGGGGAAGTTCGAGAACCGGAACGCGCCCGCGCTGCGCAGGATGGTCAACTCGCTGCTGATGAGGATCGACCCCGAAGGGTACGAACAGCGACGCAAGGCCAAGGCTGCGGCACGCAGGCTCGAAATCCGGCACGGGGATCACGGCTCCTCGACCCTGTTCGCCGAACTGCCCTCCGACCGCGCGCAAGCCCTCTACGCCGCCTGCGATCAAGACGCGCTCGCGAAGAAGCGGCAAGGTGCCCCGGGCACGATGGATCAACTCAGGCTCGACGCCCTGGTCGAGCGGTGCCTGAGTGGTGGCTGTGCGGGTAAGCCGAAAGCCCAGATCTTCCTGCACATCGACCTGCCTACGCTCATGGGTTTGCGCAATAACCCCGCCGAACTCGTCGGGTGTGGCGAGATCTCCCCCGAACTCGCCCGCGAAATCGCCTACGACGCCAACTCCGTCTGGAACCGCATCATCGACGAACCGATGTCCAAGCTTCCGATCGATGTCGGGCGGAAAAACTACCGACCGTCGAGGCGCATGCGGAAGTACCTTCAGGTCACCTACCGGACCTGCTGCATGCCCGGCTGCAACCGGCCCGCGCAGTACAGCGACCTCGACCACGCGCAGGCGTGGAAAGACGGCGGCGGAACCGACAAAGTGAACCTCCGGCCGCTGTGCCGAATCCATCACGTGCTCCGCGATGAACCCGGCTGGACCTTCACCACCAACGAAAAAACCGGCGCACTCACCGTCACCACACCCGACGGGCGCAGCTACACCGAAAATCCGACCGGATTCGCCACGGTGCCCGCCGGGAAAAGAATTCCCGGCGGGCATCCCGGGCTCACTCGCGGTTGCTGGTGA